A genomic segment from Bryobacteraceae bacterium encodes:
- a CDS encoding mandelate racemase/muconate lactonizing enzyme family protein, whose product MISRRSLIAIPFALAALPKLTVKRIVTRKHTIGNRDYLFVEIETDQGITGVGEGSISGRVEIVEQAVRWFAPNLTGKDPGGIEDHWNRAYYQYSRYRDGAVLMTALAAIDIALWDIEGKRLGLPVWRLTGAGESRPMRVYYSHWSHTLAPRTPERLAELAAATKAEGWSCVKWVLPKGGTESGRLRRLTAEVEAVRRGGGPDLDIGLEMWETFTVRSALEFARAVAPFRPLFIEEPVWREMPEALGEIAAKSPVPLAGGEGLVSRYYFKQLLDAKGAQILQPDVIHCGGITEIRKIAALGEVYGAEMSPHMYYGPVAHVASLQAMASARNFLIQEWDAAMEPVFTAVTKGKFPRVERGHVTLSDRPGLGLEMDWAEWDRRYPYKGQSLRAPGGR is encoded by the coding sequence ATGATTTCGCGCCGTTCCCTGATCGCCATCCCGTTCGCGCTGGCGGCGCTTCCGAAGCTGACGGTGAAGCGGATCGTCACGCGGAAACACACGATCGGCAACCGGGACTATCTTTTCGTCGAGATCGAAACGGACCAAGGAATCACCGGCGTCGGCGAGGGGTCGATTTCGGGGCGGGTGGAGATCGTGGAGCAGGCGGTGCGGTGGTTCGCTCCGAATCTTACGGGCAAGGATCCAGGCGGCATTGAGGATCACTGGAATCGCGCCTACTACCAATACTCGCGCTATCGCGACGGAGCGGTGCTGATGACGGCGCTGGCGGCGATCGATATCGCGTTGTGGGATATCGAAGGCAAGCGGTTGGGCCTTCCGGTTTGGCGGCTCACGGGGGCCGGGGAATCGCGGCCGATGCGCGTCTACTACAGCCATTGGAGCCATACGCTCGCGCCGCGGACACCGGAGCGGCTGGCGGAGTTGGCGGCGGCGACGAAGGCCGAGGGGTGGTCGTGCGTGAAGTGGGTGCTGCCGAAGGGTGGGACCGAGTCCGGGCGCCTGCGGCGGCTGACGGCGGAGGTGGAAGCGGTGCGACGGGGCGGGGGTCCGGACCTGGATATCGGGCTCGAGATGTGGGAGACGTTCACCGTGCGTTCCGCGCTCGAGTTCGCGCGGGCAGTGGCGCCGTTCCGGCCGTTGTTCATCGAGGAACCGGTGTGGCGCGAGATGCCGGAGGCGTTGGGGGAGATCGCGGCGAAGAGTCCGGTGCCGCTTGCGGGCGGCGAGGGGCTGGTGTCGCGGTATTACTTCAAGCAGTTACTCGACGCCAAGGGCGCGCAGATACTCCAGCCGGATGTGATTCATTGCGGCGGGATCACGGAGATCCGGAAGATCGCGGCGCTGGGCGAGGTCTATGGGGCGGAGATGTCGCCGCATATGTACTACGGTCCGGTGGCGCATGTGGCGTCGTTGCAGGCGATGGCTTCGGCGCGGAATTTCCTGATTCAGGAGTGGGACGCGGCGATGGAGCCGGTGTTCACGGCCGTGACGAAGGGGAAGTTTCCGCGCGTGGAGCGCGGTCATGTGACGCTCTCGGATCGGCCGGGTTTGGGGCTCGAGATGGACTGGGCGGAGTGGGACCGGCGGTATCCGTATAAGGGGCAGAGTCTGCGCGCGCCGGGCGGACGGTAG
- a CDS encoding carbonic anhydrase, with protein MESHKKLLLANKAYVQEKLRVRADFFEEHAKQQNPDFLWIGCSDSRVPAEDITGTEPGELFVHRNIANLVIHTDFNLMSVLQYAVEALRVRHVIVCGHYGCGGVKNAFSNQDLGLINKWLRHIKDIYRMNARELETIADTERRLDRLVELNVAEQVQHVAETSIVQKAWKRENHPTVHGWVYDLRSGYLKEVAMMSPGADVGDIYRYDFDSK; from the coding sequence ATGGAAAGCCATAAGAAACTGCTTCTGGCCAACAAAGCCTACGTGCAGGAGAAGCTGCGCGTCCGCGCCGACTTCTTCGAGGAGCACGCCAAGCAACAGAACCCCGACTTCCTCTGGATCGGCTGTTCGGATTCGCGCGTGCCCGCCGAGGATATCACCGGCACCGAGCCCGGCGAACTGTTCGTCCACCGCAATATCGCCAATCTCGTGATCCACACGGACTTCAATCTGATGAGCGTCCTGCAGTACGCCGTGGAAGCGCTCCGCGTCCGCCACGTCATCGTTTGCGGCCACTACGGTTGCGGCGGCGTGAAGAACGCCTTCTCCAACCAGGATCTCGGCCTGATCAACAAGTGGCTCCGCCACATCAAGGACATCTACCGCATGAACGCGCGTGAACTCGAGACCATCGCCGACACCGAACGCCGCCTGGACCGGCTGGTCGAACTCAACGTCGCCGAGCAGGTGCAGCACGTGGCCGAGACGTCCATCGTCCAGAAAGCGTGGAAGCGGGAGAATCATCCCACCGTCCACGGCTGGGTCTACGATCTGCGCTCCGGTTATCTCAAGGAAGTCGCCATGATGTCGCCCGGCGCCGACGTCGGCGACATCTACCGGTACGACTTCGATTCCAAGTAG
- a CDS encoding SulP family inorganic anion transporter has product MTSRNVLKHDVQSGIVVFLVALPLCLGIALASGAPLFSGVIAGIVGGVVIGFLSGSHVSVSGPAAGLAVIVATAIQDLGSFPAFLCAVFLAGALQLGLGILRTGFVADYVPNSVIKGMLAGIGAVIVLKQIPHALGRDKDYEGDLSFLEAGSNTFADIVAGVLSASTGAVIISLVSLVLLIAWDRAANNGYKMFQLIPGPLAVVLAGIGLNQWFGVLMPDWKLTDPEHLVTLPISTGLADFAGQFTFPDFSRIAEQRIWIAAATITVVGSLETLLSLEAADRLDPYRRISPANRELRAQGVGNMIAGLIGGLPITSVVVRTSANVFAGARTRMSAVIHGLLLLASVVLIPGFLGLTPLASLASILIVVGYRLTRPALYKSMFAAGWDQFLPFCLTAIAVVLTDLLTGVLIGMALGIFFVIRTNHHEAITLVHQGSDYLFRFNKDASFINKSELRSKLRKLPKNSSVLIDGTRALYIDHDILEVVQDFQQLAVYRNITVQLKHFDADLVPGEGLGH; this is encoded by the coding sequence GTGACTTCGCGCAACGTCCTGAAGCACGATGTGCAATCGGGGATCGTTGTGTTCCTGGTCGCCCTGCCGCTATGTCTCGGCATCGCACTGGCCTCGGGCGCGCCCCTGTTCAGCGGCGTGATCGCTGGGATCGTCGGGGGGGTGGTAATCGGCTTCCTCTCCGGCTCCCATGTCAGCGTCAGCGGTCCGGCGGCGGGCCTCGCGGTGATTGTCGCCACCGCCATCCAGGATCTTGGATCGTTCCCGGCGTTTCTCTGCGCCGTGTTCCTCGCCGGAGCCCTTCAACTCGGGCTCGGCATCCTGCGGACAGGCTTTGTTGCCGACTATGTGCCGAATTCAGTCATCAAGGGCATGCTCGCCGGCATCGGCGCCGTGATTGTACTCAAGCAGATCCCGCACGCGCTTGGCCGCGACAAGGACTACGAAGGCGACCTCAGCTTTCTCGAAGCCGGCAGCAACACCTTCGCCGACATCGTCGCCGGAGTCCTCAGCGCGTCCACCGGGGCTGTGATTATTTCGCTGGTCAGCTTGGTCCTGCTGATCGCGTGGGACCGGGCCGCAAACAACGGCTACAAGATGTTCCAGTTGATTCCCGGTCCGCTGGCAGTGGTGCTCGCCGGCATCGGGTTGAATCAGTGGTTCGGAGTGCTGATGCCGGATTGGAAGCTCACCGATCCCGAGCACCTCGTCACGCTTCCGATTTCAACCGGCCTCGCCGATTTCGCCGGGCAGTTCACCTTTCCGGATTTCTCCCGGATCGCTGAACAACGCATCTGGATCGCCGCGGCCACCATCACCGTCGTGGGGAGCCTCGAAACCCTGCTCTCGCTCGAAGCGGCGGACCGCCTCGACCCCTACCGCCGCATCTCGCCCGCCAATCGCGAACTGCGCGCGCAGGGCGTGGGCAACATGATCGCTGGACTCATCGGCGGCCTGCCGATCACCTCCGTCGTCGTCCGCACGTCGGCCAACGTCTTCGCCGGCGCCCGCACCCGGATGAGCGCGGTGATCCACGGGCTGCTCCTGCTGGCTTCCGTCGTACTCATTCCGGGATTTCTCGGGCTCACGCCGCTCGCCAGCCTGGCGTCCATCCTCATCGTGGTCGGTTACCGGCTCACGCGTCCGGCTCTGTACAAGTCGATGTTCGCCGCCGGATGGGATCAGTTTCTTCCGTTCTGCCTCACCGCGATCGCTGTCGTGTTGACGGATCTGCTCACCGGCGTGCTCATCGGAATGGCGCTGGGCATCTTCTTTGTGATCCGCACCAATCACCACGAGGCTATCACGCTGGTGCATCAGGGCAGCGACTATCTGTTCCGGTTCAACAAAGACGCGAGCTTCATCAACAAGAGCGAACTCCGCTCCAAGCTGCGAAAGCTCCCGAAGAACTCGTCTGTGTTGATCGACGGAACACGGGCGCTCTATATCGACCACGACATTCTGGAAGTGGTCCAGGACTTCCAGCAACTGGCCGTCTACCGGAACATCACGGTGCAGCTCAAGCACTTCGACGCGGACCTCGTGCCTGGCGAAGGGCTCGGACACTGA
- a CDS encoding BrnA antitoxin family protein, with amino-acid sequence MTDRQKAALKKVAARQTQGDDSGIDYSDIPALTGRELAEFRRPAKQLVAVRLDADVLEWLRGFGAGYSTRINQVLRMVMEKGR; translated from the coding sequence TTGACTGACCGGCAGAAGGCCGCGCTCAAGAAGGTTGCCGCGCGGCAGACGCAGGGTGACGACTCCGGGATCGACTATTCGGACATACCGGCGTTGACGGGCCGGGAACTGGCGGAGTTCCGCCGGCCGGCGAAGCAGTTGGTGGCAGTGCGCCTGGACGCGGATGTCCTGGAGTGGCTGCGGGGTTTTGGGGCGGGGTACTCGACGCGGATCAACCAGGTGCTTCGGATGGTAATGGAGAAAGGGCGTTAG
- a CDS encoding ABC transporter permease, translating to MDTFLQDLRHSLRMFWQSRAFTAAAVLALALGIGANTAIFSLVNTILLKPPPFPEAGRIVFFMNTSAQGSFAAASPAKFAHWARQTEVTEHASAFRGSVVNWTGTDAPEQLRAAQVTREFFTLFGAPLLQGRGFSPDEDRPKAPFTALISETLWRSRLHADPNVLGRTIELGGVPHPIIGVVAAAFDFRDFGPQPDVYIPFQLDPETRDQGHYFTACARLKPGVPLDRAKTRLRESGAEFQRRFPGSLQNNQGFSVERLQDQMVRDARSSVIVLAAAVALVLLIACANVANLLLARAIVRRREIAIRAALGASRARIVRQLLVESLLLGFAGAALGLAVGWAAMRWLLTINTAGLPRVGENGSLVSLDWRVLAFTVALSLVTSLLFGLIPALQSSRADLGLTLKESGGRTGSGFRQNKARTVLVVGQLACAVVLVAGAALLIRTTLALGAVKPGFDANHVLTMRMSLAGRRFTTSAAIENLVRDGVERLKSVPGVELASATCCVPLEGGYGLPFKIMGRALENNSPFHGGGGWLTVSPGYFEVFRIPVKRGRTFDQRDTAAGPPVVIISEAMARQYWPKGDPLGEQILIGKGVMSELEAEAPRQIVGIASDVRDGGLNQDPGPKMYVPNAQVPDALSELNSRIRPLAWVVRTLGDPNAVAGQVREQLRQASGLAVADIRSMEEVISRSTSRDRFRMLLMSVFGIAALLLAAIGVYGLMSYSVQQRTQEIGILMALGADAGRVRNGVLWQGMRFALAGIVVGTAAAYGLARFIASFLYGVTQTDPVVFAGVPLALTLVALIAVWLSALRATRVDPVTALRAD from the coding sequence ATGGACACGTTCCTCCAGGATCTGCGCCACTCTCTACGGATGTTCTGGCAAAGCCGCGCCTTCACGGCGGCAGCGGTCCTTGCGCTCGCCCTCGGAATCGGCGCGAACACCGCGATCTTTTCGCTAGTGAACACGATCCTGCTCAAGCCGCCGCCGTTCCCGGAGGCCGGCCGGATCGTCTTCTTCATGAACACCTCGGCGCAAGGCTCGTTCGCCGCGGCTTCTCCGGCGAAGTTCGCGCATTGGGCACGGCAGACCGAAGTCACCGAGCACGCCTCCGCTTTCCGAGGCAGTGTTGTCAACTGGACCGGGACGGACGCGCCCGAGCAACTCCGCGCCGCTCAGGTGACCCGCGAGTTCTTCACGCTCTTCGGAGCGCCGCTCCTCCAGGGCCGCGGGTTCTCGCCGGATGAAGACCGGCCGAAGGCCCCCTTCACCGCTCTCATCAGCGAGACCCTGTGGCGCAGCCGCCTCCACGCCGACCCCAACGTCCTCGGCCGGACCATCGAACTCGGCGGCGTGCCTCACCCGATCATCGGCGTCGTCGCGGCTGCCTTCGACTTCCGCGACTTCGGCCCGCAGCCGGACGTCTACATTCCCTTTCAACTCGACCCGGAGACGCGGGACCAGGGTCACTATTTCACCGCCTGCGCGCGTCTGAAGCCGGGCGTGCCGCTCGATCGGGCAAAGACGCGGCTCCGCGAATCCGGCGCCGAGTTCCAGCGGCGTTTTCCAGGCTCACTGCAAAACAACCAGGGCTTCAGCGTCGAACGGCTCCAGGATCAGATGGTGCGCGACGCCCGGTCTTCGGTGATCGTGCTGGCCGCCGCCGTGGCGCTGGTTCTCCTGATCGCCTGCGCCAACGTCGCCAACCTGCTTCTCGCTCGGGCGATCGTGCGCCGCCGCGAGATCGCCATCCGCGCCGCTCTCGGAGCCAGCCGCGCGCGCATTGTGCGTCAGTTGCTCGTCGAAAGCCTGCTGCTCGGCTTCGCCGGCGCCGCCCTCGGCCTCGCCGTCGGATGGGCGGCTATGCGCTGGCTCCTCACGATCAATACGGCCGGATTGCCCCGCGTCGGTGAGAACGGCTCGCTCGTTTCGCTCGATTGGCGCGTGCTTGCCTTCACCGTGGCGCTCTCGCTCGTCACCAGCCTCCTGTTCGGGTTGATTCCGGCGCTGCAATCGTCGCGCGCGGACCTCGGGCTGACGCTCAAGGAAAGCGGCGGACGCACCGGCTCCGGTTTCCGCCAGAACAAGGCACGTACGGTTCTCGTCGTCGGCCAGCTCGCCTGCGCCGTCGTGCTTGTGGCCGGGGCGGCTCTCCTCATCCGCACCACCCTCGCGCTCGGCGCCGTGAAGCCCGGCTTCGACGCCAATCACGTCCTGACGATGCGAATGTCGCTCGCTGGCCGGCGCTTCACCACCTCCGCCGCGATCGAGAACCTAGTCCGCGACGGCGTCGAGCGGCTCAAGTCCGTCCCGGGTGTCGAACTCGCCAGCGCCACCTGCTGCGTTCCGCTCGAAGGCGGCTACGGGCTGCCGTTCAAGATCATGGGCCGCGCGCTCGAAAACAACTCGCCTTTCCACGGCGGCGGCGGATGGCTCACCGTCTCGCCGGGCTACTTCGAGGTGTTCCGCATCCCGGTGAAACGCGGCCGCACGTTCGATCAGCGCGATACCGCGGCCGGTCCGCCCGTGGTGATCATCAGTGAAGCGATGGCCAGGCAGTATTGGCCGAAAGGCGATCCGCTCGGCGAACAGATCCTCATCGGCAAGGGCGTGATGTCGGAACTGGAGGCGGAGGCGCCGCGCCAGATCGTCGGCATCGCGAGCGACGTCCGCGACGGCGGCCTCAACCAGGACCCGGGTCCGAAGATGTACGTCCCAAACGCCCAGGTCCCTGACGCGCTGAGCGAACTGAACTCGCGCATCAGGCCGCTCGCCTGGGTGGTGCGCACGCTCGGCGATCCCAACGCCGTGGCCGGCCAGGTGCGCGAGCAGTTGCGACAGGCGAGCGGACTCGCCGTGGCCGACATCCGCTCCATGGAGGAAGTGATCTCGCGCTCCACCTCGCGCGACCGCTTCCGGATGCTGCTGATGTCGGTATTCGGCATCGCCGCGCTGCTGCTCGCCGCCATCGGCGTCTACGGACTGATGTCCTACTCCGTGCAGCAGAGGACGCAGGAGATCGGCATTCTGATGGCGCTTGGCGCGGACGCTGGCCGCGTACGCAACGGCGTGCTGTGGCAGGGCATGCGTTTCGCCCTCGCCGGAATCGTCGTGGGTACCGCGGCGGCCTACGGACTCGCGCGGTTCATCGCGTCGTTTCTCTACGGCGTCACCCAGACCGACCCAGTGGTATTCGCCGGCGTGCCGCTCGCGCTCACGTTGGTTGCCCTCATTGCCGTCTGGCTGTCGGCCCTGCGCGCGACGAGGGTCGATCCCGTCACCGCGCTCCGCGCCGATTGA
- a CDS encoding SGNH/GDSL hydrolase family protein has protein sequence MRIATVLFVTAGLLAQNPKPLRSVRAGTRPVSRLYVFGDSYSDTGAGYLDGNGPTAAAYFASRLGLKLAVPKDANANARSLNFAVSGGQTGRGAGRKVKDALLGRGMVDQVEDFAARVDSGAIQFAPESTLFFLAGGLNDRRLKNAETVANLKGEIRRLYQAGGRRFLVAQLPTAIPAFREVGRRLNPDLEKIPPEMEAELPAASVRLSHWGRFFDEVMAKPSAYGIENTKNACAGREIFNEAVNPCSRPRTYYYYHAGHPSTAVHKAVGDKMYEEFTAAR, from the coding sequence ATGCGGATTGCCACTGTGTTGTTCGTCACCGCCGGTCTCCTGGCACAGAATCCAAAACCGCTGAGGTCCGTCCGGGCAGGGACCAGACCGGTGAGCCGGTTGTATGTGTTCGGCGACAGCTACTCCGACACCGGCGCCGGCTATCTGGATGGCAACGGGCCGACGGCGGCGGCCTATTTCGCCTCGCGGCTCGGGCTGAAGCTTGCTGTTCCGAAGGATGCCAACGCCAATGCACGGAGCTTGAATTTCGCCGTGAGCGGAGGGCAGACCGGGCGCGGCGCGGGCCGGAAGGTGAAAGACGCGCTGCTCGGCCGGGGCATGGTGGACCAGGTGGAGGACTTTGCGGCGCGGGTGGATTCCGGAGCGATTCAATTTGCCCCGGAGAGCACGTTGTTCTTTCTCGCCGGCGGGTTGAATGACCGGCGGCTGAAGAACGCCGAGACCGTGGCGAATCTGAAGGGCGAGATTCGCCGGCTGTATCAGGCGGGCGGGCGGCGCTTTCTGGTGGCGCAGCTCCCGACTGCGATTCCCGCGTTTCGCGAAGTGGGCCGGCGCCTGAATCCCGATCTCGAAAAGATCCCGCCCGAGATGGAAGCAGAACTGCCGGCCGCCTCGGTGCGGCTCAGCCATTGGGGACGTTTCTTCGACGAGGTGATGGCGAAGCCATCGGCCTATGGGATCGAGAACACGAAGAACGCCTGCGCGGGCCGGGAGATTTTCAATGAGGCGGTGAACCCGTGCTCACGGCCGCGGACCTACTACTACTACCACGCGGGGCATCCGTCGACGGCGGTTCACAAGGCGGTCGGCGACAAGATGTACGAGGAGTTCACGGCGGCCCGGTAG
- a CDS encoding ATP-binding protein: METPPRYEKLTDSKLWKHLASRRGGTAVTQLIANVRTVAEEAAQLAADIGTYMPLYTLHNERHLLNIVGWMERLLGANLKKLSSLEAALAILAAYTHDLGMTLTREEHRDLLDENSLSDRRTAYLRHRAGFLEEARLIDQLRLQGEDSRADVLEAHIVTDYLRKTHASDEPRTRLAARLDALAMDNASLYRYDNFSFRDVLHDIGRSHNEPVNWLRGRHRPTTVRNGEPANFPYIGLLLRLADIMDLDATRTPRILFHHVGLDGDLATRFQNASAEEWRKHMAIDGVGWPNRGKLTYHAHSCPHPAIEKSIRDFAGWIETEIDGAARELELIGRPPLNLPKSVELEIEPEKPNGKAVYTYHDWTFNLDQEEIIRLLMGEALYGDPSLCIRELLQNALDAVELRDLRHQLRAKGGVPALQPDGIALEPGYFTLTGGDRHELHVELTWGEKDGHKFIRVTDNGTGMTRDTIGRFFTRIGRSFYQSPDFRREQQEMRRYGLICSAISQFGIGVLSCFMVASRISVRTHPGAAADGGPADLEISGPGSLFWTRPGTLDAQGTEITLWLRPKLKGHEVVFAHDWDTCRHQLLKHFDYWHRHPLGTHAEGHLDPGLIAARHVVWPRHPVQVVPPGGNPWTIDHRFHLDRLIPIDKSRVGREGNRWGVSADLIRHVRWATFDWEDLDAAQGTGTRVRLWLPENDQSPGKAPLEDAPPTRSAPLWQIAALLGSEAGSGEGAHTTTLIHSMFIRNRDLLLKELAITNAWGCRVWIDFRGSAACRLTASREACIEPDELHEWRRTLDGVWRRFECDVKRRAQTGATTARNLLLFHWRRREPIRRSVQPRNTWALKALDFNVAVRAFAYRDRRRVYEITREGALNLACSVDADLRDAIEGGIKDAIEDNKPYTGESVFDEAIERTFGNVDVTIEELDIPADPDPARGRLAASEVFQHAFFPDLAVSWPPLDLFALDGKVGDAVLTAPGAFRFDRRGSVVRFGDPAGKEPQQLIAFGYHLCFPMTSIPLGRLRCDVPDWRASPSLRSSAMLAILFAEVPEILVPVCQRLRQRFREFGPIFAFAPERELWSKPFDTWSRADWNHSHNRSYLIDFATNKVTVAEGAVSVDDMRKYGHPYKTLSRRR, from the coding sequence ATGGAAACGCCCCCCAGATACGAGAAACTTACTGACTCCAAGTTGTGGAAGCACCTCGCCTCACGCAGGGGCGGTACGGCGGTCACCCAGCTCATCGCCAACGTACGGACCGTCGCGGAAGAGGCGGCGCAGTTGGCGGCCGATATCGGCACCTACATGCCGCTCTACACGCTCCACAATGAGCGGCACCTGCTGAACATCGTCGGCTGGATGGAGCGGCTGCTTGGCGCGAATCTCAAGAAGCTCTCCTCTCTCGAAGCCGCCCTCGCCATCCTCGCCGCCTACACGCACGACCTCGGCATGACGCTCACCCGCGAAGAGCATCGCGATCTCCTCGACGAGAACAGCCTCTCCGATCGGCGCACCGCCTACCTCCGTCACCGCGCCGGCTTCCTCGAGGAAGCGCGCCTCATCGATCAACTTCGCTTACAAGGCGAAGACTCCCGAGCGGACGTCCTCGAAGCCCACATCGTTACCGACTACCTGCGCAAGACGCACGCAAGTGACGAGCCGCGCACGCGACTCGCAGCCCGGCTCGACGCGCTGGCGATGGACAACGCAAGCCTGTACCGGTACGACAACTTCTCCTTTCGCGACGTCCTCCACGACATCGGCCGCAGCCACAACGAGCCTGTGAACTGGCTCCGCGGCCGCCACCGGCCCACCACGGTCCGGAACGGAGAGCCTGCGAACTTCCCGTACATCGGCCTCCTGCTCCGCCTCGCCGACATCATGGACCTCGACGCCACGCGCACGCCCCGCATCCTTTTCCACCACGTCGGTCTGGACGGTGACCTCGCCACCCGTTTCCAGAACGCAAGCGCGGAGGAGTGGCGGAAGCACATGGCCATCGACGGCGTCGGCTGGCCGAACCGGGGCAAGCTCACCTACCACGCGCACTCCTGTCCGCACCCGGCGATTGAGAAGTCGATCCGCGACTTCGCCGGCTGGATCGAAACCGAAATCGACGGCGCCGCCCGCGAACTTGAACTGATTGGCCGTCCGCCTCTCAACCTGCCCAAGAGCGTCGAACTAGAGATCGAGCCGGAGAAGCCCAACGGCAAGGCTGTCTACACGTATCACGATTGGACCTTCAACCTCGACCAGGAGGAAATCATTCGCCTCCTGATGGGCGAGGCCCTCTACGGAGACCCGAGCCTCTGCATCCGCGAGTTGCTCCAGAACGCGCTCGACGCCGTCGAACTCCGCGACCTGCGCCACCAACTCCGGGCAAAGGGTGGGGTCCCGGCGCTTCAGCCCGACGGAATCGCTCTTGAGCCCGGCTACTTCACGCTGACGGGTGGCGATCGTCACGAACTCCACGTCGAACTGACCTGGGGCGAAAAGGACGGCCACAAGTTCATCCGCGTCACCGACAACGGCACTGGCATGACGCGCGACACCATCGGACGGTTCTTCACCCGCATCGGCAGGAGCTTCTACCAGAGTCCGGACTTCCGGCGCGAGCAGCAGGAGATGCGCCGGTACGGACTGATCTGCTCGGCGATCTCGCAATTCGGCATCGGTGTTCTTTCGTGCTTCATGGTCGCCAGCCGGATCAGCGTCCGCACGCACCCCGGCGCAGCGGCGGATGGCGGCCCGGCGGATCTGGAGATATCCGGTCCGGGGAGCCTGTTCTGGACCAGGCCGGGCACGCTCGACGCTCAGGGCACGGAGATCACCCTCTGGCTGCGGCCGAAGCTCAAGGGGCACGAAGTGGTGTTCGCCCACGATTGGGACACCTGCCGACATCAACTTCTCAAGCACTTCGACTATTGGCACCGGCACCCTCTCGGTACCCACGCCGAAGGACACCTGGATCCGGGCCTGATTGCCGCTCGCCACGTAGTCTGGCCCCGGCATCCGGTTCAAGTCGTCCCACCCGGTGGGAATCCCTGGACTATCGATCACCGCTTCCACCTCGATCGTCTGATCCCGATCGACAAGTCCAGGGTTGGCAGGGAGGGGAATCGTTGGGGAGTTTCGGCGGATTTGATCAGACACGTCCGCTGGGCCACGTTTGATTGGGAAGATCTCGACGCAGCGCAGGGTACGGGGACCCGCGTCCGCCTCTGGCTTCCCGAGAATGATCAAAGCCCTGGCAAGGCACCGCTGGAGGATGCTCCGCCAACTCGTTCGGCACCGCTCTGGCAGATCGCTGCCCTGCTCGGTTCTGAGGCCGGTAGCGGAGAAGGTGCCCATACTACAACGCTTATCCACTCCATGTTCATTCGAAACCGGGATCTCCTTCTGAAAGAACTAGCGATAACCAATGCTTGGGGGTGCCGAGTTTGGATTGACTTCAGGGGTTCCGCGGCCTGCCGTCTAACGGCCTCTAGAGAAGCGTGCATAGAGCCAGACGAACTCCATGAGTGGAGGCGAACTCTTGACGGAGTTTGGCGTCGTTTCGAATGTGATGTGAAAAGGCGCGCACAAACGGGCGCGACAACCGCACGCAACCTGCTCCTCTTCCATTGGCGGCGGAGAGAGCCGATTCGCCGCAGTGTGCAACCGAGAAACACGTGGGCGTTAAAGGCCTTGGACTTCAACGTTGCCGTCCGGGCGTTTGCGTACCGTGACAGGCGCCGTGTCTACGAAATCACCCGCGAGGGCGCACTCAACCTAGCCTGCTCAGTTGACGCAGATCTCCGGGACGCCATCGAGGGCGGGATCAAGGACGCCATCGAAGACAACAAGCCATACACCGGCGAATCCGTCTTCGACGAGGCGATCGAGCGCACTTTCGGAAATGTCGACGTGACTATCGAAGAGCTTGACATTCCTGCGGATCCTGATCCGGCCAGAGGCCGTCTGGCCGCGTCTGAGGTCTTTCAGCACGCCTTCTTCCCTGATCTAGCCGTAAGTTGGCCTCCGCTCGACCTGTTTGCTCTGGATGGCAAAGTCGGCGACGCCGTCCTCACGGCTCCAGGCGCTTTCCGATTCGACCGGAGGGGAAGCGTTGTACGATTTGGTGACCCTGCTGGGAAGGAACCTCAGCAACTCATAGCCTTCGGGTACCACCTCTGCTTCCCGATGACCAGCATCCCCCTCGGTCGGCTCAGATGCGATGTTCCGGACTGGCGAGCATCCCCATCGCTCCGCTCAAGCGCGATGCTCGCCATCCTGTTCGCGGAGGTTCCCGAAATCCTCGTTCCAGTATGCCAGCGGCTGCGGCAGCGTTTCCGCGAGTTCGGGCCGATATTCGCCTTCGCACCCGAACGCGAGCTCTGGAGCAAGCCATTCGACACGTGGTCAAGGGCCGATTGGAATCACTCGCACAATCGTTCGTACCTGATCGACTTCGCCACGAACAAAGTTACCGTCGCTGAGGGCGCAGTCTCTGTGGACGACATGCGCAAGTACGGCCATCCCTACAAGACGCTAAGTCGCCGCCGCTAA